A region from the Triticum aestivum cultivar Chinese Spring chromosome 3D, IWGSC CS RefSeq v2.1, whole genome shotgun sequence genome encodes:
- the LOC123076901 gene encoding alpha-xylosidase 1 has protein sequence MLPRSPPHLLPWRSLVLLFLALAVSSNGVSATAKAKAKAPAAPPKPAGFGYKLVSLVQRPNGGGLVGCLQVKRRSSTYGPDIPRLRLFVKHETKDRVRVQITDAEKQRWEVPYDLLPREPSPPLGPATAGGAPFTAGEYPGQDLVFTYGRDPFWFAVHRKSTRQTLFNTSRAPLVFKDQYLEVSTRLPGDAALYGLGENTQPGGIKLRPNDPYTLYTTDASAINLNTDLYGSHPVYVDLRNIGGRGVAHAVLLLNSNGMDVFYTGTSLTYKVIGGLLDFYFFAGPTPLAVVDQYTAMIGRPAPMPYWAFGFHQCRWGYHNLSVVEDVVENYRSAQIPLDVIWNDDDHMDARKDFTLSPVNYPRPKLLAFLDKIHARGMKYIVLIDPGINVNSTYGVYQRGMDRDIFIKLDGQPYLAQVWPGPVYFPDFINPNGASWWIDEVRRFHELVPVDGLWIDMNEASNFCTGKCTIPTTHRCPDPTSKEPWLCCLDCKNITNTRWDEPPYKINASGKSARLGYNTIATSAVHYNGILEYNAHSLYGFSQAIATHKGLQSIQGKRPFILTRSTFVGSGAYAAHWTGDNKGTWEDLRYSISTMLNFGIFGMPMVGSDICGFYPASPPPLEELCSRWIELGAFYPFSRDHANFASPRQELYQWQSVARSARNALGMRYRMLPYLYTLNYQAHLTGAPVARPLFFSFPDFAPCYGVSRQFLLGAGVMVSPVLEQGASSVDAVFPPGTWYNLFDTSKAVVSTGSGAAVRLPAPLNEVNVHVHQGTVLPLQRGGTISRDARATPFTLVVAFPLGAEDADAEGAVYVDDDERPAMVLAEGQATYARFHAAVRGGREVTVLSDVALGSYSMHKGLVIEKITVLGLHGAGKDLAIQVDGADDATAVATSSPYFAAADAAQVLRQGEEEDAVEGEKRGVTMEVGGLALPLGKSFTMTWNMHIEA, from the exons ATGCTCCCTCGCTCGCCTCCCCACCTCCTGCCATGGCGGTCCCTTGTGCTCCTCTTCCTGGCCTTGGCGGTCAGCAGCAATGGCGTTTCTGCGACCGCCAAGGCAAAGGCCAAGGCACCGGCGGCGCCGCCCAAGCCGGCCGGGTTCGGGTACAAGCTGGTGTCCCTGGTCCAGCGCCCCAACGGCGGCGGCCTCGTCGGCTGCCTCCAGGTGAAGCGCCGCTCCTCCACCTACGGCCCTGACATCCCCCGCCTCAGGCTCTTCGTCAA GCACGAGACCAAGGACAGGGTGCGGGTGCAGATAACGGACGCGGAGAAGCAGAGGTGGGAGGTCCCCTACGACCTGCTCCCGCGGGAGCCATCCCCGCCCCTCGGgcccgccaccgccggcggcgCCCCCTTCACCGCCGGCGAGTACCCGGGGCAGGACCTCGTCTTCACCTACGGCCGCGACCCGTTCTGGTTCGCCGTGCACCGCAAATCCACCCGTCAAACCCTCTTCAACACCAGCCGCGCCCCGCTGGTGTTCAAGGACCAGTACCTGGAGGTGTCCACGCGGCTGCCCGGCGACGCCGCGCTCTACGGCCTCGGCGAGAACACGCAGCCCGGCGGCATCAAGCTCCGGCCCAACGACCCCTACACGCTCTACACCACCGACGCCTCCGCCATCAACCTCAACACCGACCTCTACGGCTCCCACCCGGTGTACGTCGACCTCCGGAACATCGGCGGCCGCGGCGTCGCGCACGCCGTGCTGCTCCTCAACAGCAACGGAATGGACGTGTTCTACACCGGCACCTCGCTGACTTACAAGGTCATCGGCGGCCTCCTCGACTTCTACTTCTTCGCCGGGCCGACGCCGCTGGCCGTGGTGGACCAGTACACCGCCATGATCGGCCGCCCCGCGCCCATGCCGTATTGGGCATTTG gGTTCCACCAATGCAGGTGGGGATACCATAACCTTTCGGTGGTCGAGGATGTCGTGGAGAACTACCGGAGCGCGCAGATCCCCCTCGACGTGATCTGGAACGACGACGACCATATGGACGCCAGGAAGGACTTCACGCTCAGCCCCGTCAACTACCCGCGCCCCAAGCTGCTGGCGTTCCTCGACAAGATCCACGCGCGCGGGATGAAGTACATTGTCCTCATCGACCCCGGCATCAACGTGAACAGCACCTACGGCGTGTACCAGCGCGGCATGGACCgcgacatcttcatcaagctcgaCGGGCAGCCATACCTCGCCCAGGTCTGGCCCGGCCCCGTCTACTTCCCGGACTTCATCAACCCGAACGGCGCCTCGTGGTGGATCGACGAGGTGCGCCGGTTCCACGAGCTTGTCCCGGTGGACGGCCTCTGGATCGACATGAACGAGGCCTCCAACTTCTGCACCGGCAAATGCACCATCCCGACCACGCACCGGTGCCCGGACCCGACGTCGAAGGAGCCGTGGCTGTGCTGCCTGGACTGCAAGAACATCACCAACACCAGGTGGGACGAGCCGCCGTACAAGATCAACGCCTCCGGGAAGTCGGCCCGTCTCGGCTACAACACCATCGCCACCAGCGCCGTGCACTACAATGGCATCCTGGAGTACAATGCCCACAGCTTGTATGGCTTCTCGCAGGCCATCGCCACGCACAAGGGGCTGCAGAGCATCCAGGGCAAGAGGCCGTTCATCCTGACGCGGTCCACGTTCGTCGGCTCCGGCGCCTACGCCGCGCACTGGACCGGCGACAACAAGGGCACCTGGGAGGACCTCCGCTACTCCATCTCGACAATGCTCAACTTCGGCATCTTCGGCATGCCCATGGTCGGCTCCGACATCTGCGGCTTCTACCCGGCCAGCCCGCCGCCGCTGGAGGAGCTCTGCAGCCGGTGGATCGAGCTCGGCGCCTTCTACCCCTTCTCCAGGGACCACGCCAACTTCGCCTCCCCGAGGCAGGAGCTGTACCAGTGGCAGTCCGTGGCGAGGTCGGCCCGGAACGCGCTCGGCATGCGCTACAGGATGCTCCCGTACCTCTACACGCTCAACTACCAGGCGCACCTCACCGGCGCTCCCGTGGCGCGCCCGCTCTTCTTCTCCTTCCCGGACTTCGCGCCGTGCTACGGCGTGAGCAGGCAGTTCCTCCTCGGCGCCGGCGTCATGGTGTCCCCCGTCCTCGAGCAGGGCGCCAGCTCCGTGGACGCGGTGTTCCCGCCGGGCACGTGGTACAACCTGTTCGACACGAGCAAGGCGGTGGTGTCCACGGGCTCCGGCGCCGCCGTCAGGCTCCCGGCCCCGCTGAACGAGGTGAACGTGCACGTGCACCAGGGCACGGTCCTGCCGCTGCAGCGCGGCGGCACCATCTCCCGTGACGCGCGCGCGACGCCGTTCACGCTGGTGGTCGCGTTCCCGCTGGGCGCGGAGGACGCGGACGCGGAGGGCGCCGTGTACGTGGACGACGACGAGCGGCCGGCCATGGTTCTGGCGGAGGGGCAGGCGACATACGCGCGGTTCCACGCGGCCGTGCGCGGCGGCAGGGAGGTGACGGTGCTGTCGGACGTGGCCCTGGGGAGCTACAGCATGCACAAGGGGCTCGTCATCGAGAAGATCACCGTGCTGGGGCTACACGGCGCCGGCAAGGACCTCGCCATCCAGGTCGACGGCGCGGACGACGCCACCGCCGTCGCCACGTCGAGCCCCTACTTCGCGGCCGCGGACGCCGCGCAGGTGCTGCGCCAAGGAGAAGAAGAGGACGCCGTGGAGGGTGAGAAGAGGGGCGTGACGATGGAGGTGGGCGGGCTGGCGTTGCCGCTGGGGAAGAGCTTCACCATGACGTGGAACATGCACATCGAAGCATAG